A genomic stretch from Candidatus Binataceae bacterium includes:
- a CDS encoding FecR family protein — protein MIARIPKALEPGKLAIPASLVVLALLVFAPQTWAQTSVGRVGVVDGNVTIVRTGKSIPTAAGTVLQVGDKLTTGPKSHLTINLTDGSQLELDESGTLVLTEYVLNPDGSRASTKLTLLGGLVRSLVHLGPSSTPNFEVHTPNAVASARGTMFDVAYHEGQPPPAMP, from the coding sequence ATGATTGCACGGATTCCAAAGGCGCTTGAACCAGGAAAGCTCGCAATTCCAGCGAGCCTGGTTGTCCTTGCTTTGCTCGTGTTCGCGCCTCAGACGTGGGCGCAGACATCTGTCGGTAGGGTGGGTGTGGTCGACGGCAATGTGACCATCGTTCGGACTGGCAAGTCGATTCCGACGGCTGCCGGCACCGTTCTCCAGGTTGGCGACAAACTTACGACCGGGCCAAAGAGCCACCTGACCATAAACCTCACCGACGGCAGTCAGTTGGAATTGGATGAGTCCGGCACCCTGGTGCTGACGGAATATGTTCTGAATCCCGACGGGTCGCGAGCGAGTACCAAGCTGACTCTGCTGGGAGGACTGGTGCGCAGTCTCGTTCATCTCGGCCCAAGCAGCACGCCTAACTTCGAAGTCCACACGCCCAACGCCGTCGCCTCCGCGCGCGGCACCATGTTCGACGTTGCGTATCACGAGGGTCAGCCGCCCCCTGCGATGCCGTAA
- a CDS encoding (2Fe-2S)-binding protein, producing the protein MIRLKVNGVERSFDGDPTMPLLWYLRDELALTGTKFGCGMSLCGACTVHLNGKAVRSCVTPMRLTESAQVVTIEGISANGTHPVQLAWMQINVPQCGYCQSGQIMSAVALLDTNRNPSDAQIDEAMSGNICRCGTYQRIRAAIKAAAGTSREQK; encoded by the coding sequence ATGATTCGTTTGAAGGTCAATGGCGTCGAGCGTTCGTTTGACGGCGATCCAACGATGCCTCTGCTCTGGTATCTGCGCGACGAACTGGCGCTGACCGGCACCAAGTTCGGCTGCGGGATGTCATTGTGCGGGGCCTGCACGGTGCATCTCAACGGCAAGGCGGTGCGCTCCTGCGTCACTCCGATGCGCCTGACCGAAAGCGCCCAGGTCGTCACGATCGAGGGGATCTCGGCAAACGGCACGCATCCAGTCCAGCTCGCCTGGATGCAAATTAACGTTCCTCAGTGCGGCTATTGTCAATCGGGACAGATCATGTCGGCGGTGGCGCTGCTCGATACGAATCGCAATCCCAGTGACGCCCAGATCGACGAAGCGATGTCGGGCAACATATGCCGCTGCGGAACCTATCAGCGGATACGCGCGGCCATAAAGGCCGCCGCAGGGACGTCGCGTGAGCAAAAGTAG
- a CDS encoding molybdopterin cofactor-binding domain-containing protein — MSKSRHRASAIAPGGIQNVSRRRFLKGVLSAGALILSVRLLHRTTSAASPISIGMTHADRATLHPSAFVGIESDGTVYIVAHRSEMGTGIRTSLPLVVADELDADWTRVKLEQAIGDWRYGGQDTDGSHSIRDFFDVMREAGATARAMLIEAAAARWKVRPAECETDLHEVIHRPTGRKFGYGALAADAAKFPVPDRRTLKLKTKSQWRYIGKGHPSYDLAPICTGQAVYGMDARMDGMAYAAVMHPPVLGGKIKSYDDKEALKVKGVRQVVTIDPFKSAPGFQPLGGVAVLADNTWAAFQGRRKLTVEWDNGPNAAYNSAQYKKDLFETVRAPGKVARTAGDVDAEFKKGGRAIEAEYYVPHLAHAPMEPPAAVAEYRNGKVTAWTCTQNPQAVQDIVSQQLSIPRDNVICHVTLLGGGFGRKSKPDYVAEAAVLSKKIGGPVKVVWSREDDIKFGYYHTVSAMYMKAALGANGMPTAWLQRSAFPPIASTFKEGELYGGAGDLSLGWTDIPYDIPNLRVENGPAKAYVRIGWLRSVANIYHAFAVQSFSDELAHAAGRNPVDYLLELIGPARIIDLKGTDYTNYGAPYSYYPIDTGRMRRVVELAAEKADWGKRKMGNGTGMGIAVHRSFLTYVATVVEVEVDGGGKLRIPRVHTAVDAGLIANPEAARAQFEGAAVFGASLARTGEITATGGIIDQSNFHDYRVARMPEAPQRTDVYFIEDGAPPAGIGEPGVPPFAPALCNAIFAATGRRIRELPLSRHQIG; from the coding sequence GTGAGCAAAAGTAGGCATCGGGCGAGCGCAATCGCGCCAGGCGGGATCCAAAACGTCAGCCGGCGCCGCTTCCTCAAGGGCGTGCTCTCGGCCGGCGCGCTGATACTGAGCGTGCGCCTGCTTCATCGCACGACGAGCGCGGCAAGTCCGATTTCGATCGGCATGACGCACGCCGACCGCGCGACGCTCCATCCGAGCGCCTTCGTCGGCATCGAGTCCGACGGCACGGTCTATATCGTCGCGCATCGCTCCGAGATGGGAACCGGCATCCGCACCTCGCTGCCGCTGGTGGTCGCAGACGAGCTTGACGCCGATTGGACGCGGGTGAAGCTGGAGCAGGCGATCGGCGACTGGCGCTACGGCGGGCAGGACACCGACGGCTCTCACTCGATCCGCGATTTCTTCGACGTGATGCGAGAGGCCGGGGCAACCGCGCGCGCAATGCTGATCGAGGCGGCCGCGGCGCGATGGAAGGTGAGGCCAGCCGAGTGCGAAACCGACCTGCACGAGGTGATTCATCGTCCGACCGGCCGCAAGTTCGGATACGGGGCGCTGGCTGCGGACGCCGCGAAGTTCCCTGTGCCGGACAGGCGGACGCTCAAGCTGAAAACCAAAAGCCAGTGGCGCTATATCGGCAAGGGGCATCCCAGCTACGACCTCGCTCCGATCTGTACCGGGCAGGCCGTGTACGGCATGGACGCCCGGATGGACGGGATGGCGTATGCCGCCGTGATGCATCCGCCGGTCCTGGGCGGCAAGATCAAGTCCTATGACGACAAGGAAGCACTGAAGGTAAAGGGCGTGCGCCAGGTCGTCACGATCGATCCGTTCAAGTCGGCGCCCGGGTTTCAACCCCTTGGCGGTGTCGCGGTGCTCGCCGACAACACGTGGGCGGCGTTCCAGGGGCGCAGGAAGCTCACGGTCGAGTGGGACAACGGTCCCAATGCGGCTTACAACTCCGCGCAGTACAAAAAGGACCTCTTCGAGACCGTTCGCGCGCCGGGGAAGGTCGCGCGCACCGCGGGCGACGTCGATGCCGAGTTCAAAAAAGGCGGCCGCGCGATCGAGGCGGAGTACTATGTGCCGCATCTCGCGCATGCGCCGATGGAACCGCCGGCCGCGGTCGCGGAATATCGCAACGGCAAGGTGACCGCGTGGACCTGCACGCAGAACCCGCAAGCAGTGCAGGACATCGTCTCGCAACAATTGAGTATTCCGCGCGACAACGTTATCTGCCATGTGACGCTGCTCGGCGGCGGGTTCGGGCGCAAGTCGAAACCCGACTACGTTGCGGAAGCCGCTGTGCTCTCAAAGAAGATCGGAGGCCCGGTGAAGGTCGTGTGGAGCCGCGAGGACGATATCAAGTTTGGCTATTACCACACGGTGTCGGCGATGTATATGAAGGCCGCGCTCGGCGCCAACGGGATGCCGACCGCGTGGCTGCAGCGCTCGGCGTTCCCGCCCATCGCGTCGACCTTCAAGGAGGGCGAACTTTACGGCGGGGCCGGCGATCTGAGCCTGGGATGGACCGATATCCCGTATGACATCCCTAACCTGCGCGTGGAAAACGGTCCGGCGAAAGCATACGTGCGAATCGGATGGCTACGCTCGGTCGCCAACATATATCACGCGTTCGCAGTCCAGTCATTTTCCGATGAGTTGGCGCACGCGGCCGGCCGCAATCCGGTTGACTATTTGCTCGAGCTGATTGGCCCGGCGCGGATAATTGATTTGAAGGGAACTGACTATACGAACTACGGCGCGCCATATTCGTACTATCCGATAGACACCGGCCGGATGCGCCGCGTGGTCGAATTAGCGGCCGAGAAGGCAGACTGGGGTAAACGCAAGATGGGGAACGGGACCGGCATGGGTATCGCGGTCCATCGAAGCTTCCTCACCTACGTGGCGACGGTGGTCGAAGTCGAAGTCGACGGCGGCGGCAAGCTCCGGATTCCGCGCGTACACACCGCGGTCGATGCGGGTCTGATCGCCAATCCAGAAGCGGCTCGCGCCCAGTTCGAGGGCGCGGCGGTCTTCGGCGCGAGCCTTGCGCGCACAGGTGAGATCACCGCGACCGGTGGGATAATCGATCAATCGAACTTCCACGACTACCGGGTCGCCCGGATGCCCGAAGCTCCGCAACGCACGGACGTCTACTTCATCGAAGACGGCGCCCCGCCCGCGGG
- a CDS encoding methyltransferase domain-containing protein gives MAQLARNRAAFNELISAEAEHFRWQREKVELPKVIIQGIPKRGALADIGCFTGFATEQYRTGFERAVGFDTSDGALAAAAARGLEARRWSAGLERCPASDAEFNVVVAADIIEHIIDTDGFMAELSRILAADGFLIVTTPNLAYWRSRLRLLLGKPPCSYPGPSPTVRSDLMIDLNHIRITASSEWQALFRANGFKTLDLKGWSIMHAIEGGISIRARQTLDRFFTRFPTLAFGLLFVLHR, from the coding sequence ATGGCACAATTGGCGCGCAATCGCGCCGCCTTCAACGAACTGATTTCGGCTGAAGCGGAGCATTTCCGCTGGCAGCGAGAGAAAGTCGAACTCCCAAAAGTTATCATCCAGGGTATTCCGAAGCGTGGCGCGCTGGCGGACATTGGATGTTTCACGGGATTCGCCACCGAGCAATATCGCACAGGCTTCGAAAGAGCCGTCGGATTCGACACCTCGGACGGCGCTCTGGCGGCAGCCGCTGCTCGCGGGCTCGAGGCCCGTCGATGGTCGGCTGGCCTGGAGCGGTGCCCGGCGTCCGACGCTGAGTTCAACGTGGTTGTCGCAGCCGACATCATCGAGCACATCATCGACACCGACGGTTTCATGGCGGAGTTGTCGCGCATTCTCGCAGCGGACGGATTTCTTATCGTCACCACTCCGAACCTCGCGTACTGGCGCTCACGCCTGCGGCTGTTGCTGGGTAAACCACCCTGTAGCTATCCGGGTCCATCGCCGACCGTGAGATCGGATCTGATGATCGATCTGAATCACATCCGCATTACCGCGAGCAGCGAATGGCAGGCGCTCTTCCGTGCGAACGGGTTCAAAACCCTCGATTTGAAAGGCTGGTCGATTATGCACGCAATCGAAGGCGGCATATCCATTCGGGCCCGCCAGACGTTGGATCGGTTCTTTACTCGGTTTCCAACTTTGGCGTTTGGACTTCTGTTCGTGCTGCACAGGTGA